Proteins encoded by one window of Halomonas chromatireducens:
- a CDS encoding NAD(P)/FAD-dependent oxidoreductase, producing the protein MDLKSGYPFWAVKNGLMYAFPQVDADLSCDVAVVGAGITGALIADELAGHGHDVVVLDQRDVCWGSTSASTALLQYEIDTHAIDLARRFDQASALLAYQSSLRAISMIEAVAHAVGDVDFANCESLYYASNRADHPRLADEFAWRKQHGFPVRWLSRVALKDEYELTAPSAILSSVAARVDPYRLASRLLRRMQRQGTRVFDRTQVKAITATTRSVQLTTASGVSIRAKHAVIASGYEAQCWLRQRVATNLSSYAYISDPVDPTELGWLANTMLWESARPYLYLRSTGDGRLLVGGEDDDRDIPARRDRSVDRKAATLQRKVSRLFPHLHARPAFAWAGTFAETSDGLPLFGGHPQYGPRVLFALAYGGNGITYSMLGAELLRAQIERRRHPLTALFSFARLERH; encoded by the coding sequence GTGGACTTGAAAAGCGGTTATCCGTTCTGGGCGGTCAAGAATGGCCTGATGTATGCCTTCCCGCAGGTTGATGCCGATCTGAGCTGCGATGTCGCGGTGGTGGGCGCTGGCATCACCGGCGCGCTGATCGCTGATGAGCTGGCTGGCCATGGCCACGATGTCGTCGTGCTCGATCAGCGCGACGTGTGCTGGGGCAGCACATCTGCCAGCACCGCCTTGCTGCAGTATGAAATCGATACCCATGCGATAGATCTCGCCAGGCGTTTCGACCAAGCCTCAGCACTGCTTGCTTATCAGTCCAGTTTGCGTGCGATCAGCATGATCGAAGCAGTCGCGCATGCGGTCGGCGATGTCGATTTCGCCAATTGTGAAAGCCTCTACTACGCCAGCAATCGCGCCGATCATCCACGCTTGGCTGACGAATTTGCCTGGCGGAAACAGCACGGATTTCCGGTTCGCTGGCTGAGCCGTGTTGCGCTCAAGGATGAATACGAACTGACGGCGCCATCTGCCATCCTCAGCTCGGTGGCCGCCAGGGTCGATCCCTACCGGCTCGCCTCACGATTGCTGCGTAGAATGCAGCGACAGGGCACGCGCGTGTTCGATCGCACGCAGGTGAAAGCCATCACAGCGACGACGCGCTCGGTACAGCTCACTACAGCCAGTGGCGTCTCGATCAGGGCGAAGCACGCCGTGATTGCCAGCGGTTACGAAGCGCAATGCTGGTTGCGCCAGCGGGTCGCGACGAATCTCAGCAGCTACGCTTACATCAGCGACCCCGTCGATCCTACCGAGCTGGGCTGGTTGGCAAACACGATGCTGTGGGAGTCCGCGCGACCGTATCTGTATCTGCGTAGCACTGGCGATGGACGGCTGTTGGTCGGCGGGGAAGACGATGACCGCGATATCCCGGCTCGGCGTGATCGATCGGTCGACCGCAAGGCGGCGACGCTGCAGCGCAAGGTCTCCCGTTTGTTCCCCCACCTTCATGCACGACCGGCGTTTGCCTGGGCAGGTACGTTTGCTGAAACCAGCGACGGACTGCCGCTGTTTGGTGGCCACCCGCAGTACGGCCCCCGTGTTCTGTTCGCGCTGGCTTATGGGGGTAACGGCATCACTTACAGCATGCTTGGTGCCGAATTGCTGCGCGCGCAAATCGAACGCCGCCGGCACCCATTGACTGCGCTGTTCTCCTTCGCACGGTTGGAACGTCA